The following are encoded in a window of Nocardioides houyundeii genomic DNA:
- the lexA gene encoding transcriptional repressor LexA, translating to MANPRETKGKVVALPDGPPDATGLTPRQQRVLSTIKDAIEQRGYPPSMREIGQAVGLTSSSSVAHQLKVLEEKGFLKRDPNRPRALEVFLPEVMAARRAMSSDEETIFDPTGVGDAAPAARYVPVVGRIAAGGPILAEERVEDVFPLPQQLVGDGTLFLLEVSGDSMIDAAICNGDYVVIRQQPEASNGEIVAAMIDGEATVKTFQRKDGQVWLLPHNDAYEPIDGTHATILGKVTAVLRRV from the coding sequence ATGGCCAACCCGCGCGAGACCAAGGGCAAGGTCGTGGCCCTGCCCGACGGCCCTCCCGACGCCACCGGCCTCACCCCGCGGCAGCAGCGGGTGCTCTCCACCATCAAGGACGCGATCGAGCAGCGTGGATACCCGCCGAGCATGCGCGAGATCGGCCAGGCGGTCGGCCTCACCAGCTCCAGCAGCGTGGCCCACCAGCTCAAGGTGCTGGAGGAGAAGGGCTTCCTCAAGCGCGACCCCAACCGGCCCCGGGCTCTCGAGGTGTTCCTGCCCGAGGTGATGGCGGCCCGTCGCGCCATGAGCAGCGACGAGGAGACGATCTTCGACCCCACCGGTGTCGGCGACGCCGCGCCGGCCGCCCGCTACGTGCCGGTCGTCGGTCGGATCGCCGCCGGTGGCCCGATCCTGGCCGAGGAGCGCGTCGAGGACGTCTTCCCGCTCCCGCAGCAGCTGGTGGGCGACGGCACGCTCTTCCTGCTCGAGGTCTCCGGTGACTCGATGATCGACGCCGCGATCTGCAACGGCGACTACGTCGTGATCCGGCAGCAGCCCGAAGCCTCCAACGGCGAGATCGTCGCCGCCATGATCGACGGTGAGGCCACGGTCAAGACGTTCCAGCGCAAGGACGGCCAGGTCTGGCTGCTCCCCCACAACGACGCCTACGAGCCGATCGACGGGACCCACGCCACCATCCTGGGCAAGGTCACCGCGGTCCTGCGACGGGTCTGA
- a CDS encoding sulfotransferase family protein, with protein MRRSRRDAEPADLSSEQFRTKPDDRFKLTDESQTLLKELDRHSGASRRLSPLSYNLTVGHEHRFIWFRVAKVATRTIRHHFTTHGVPLDVDHAMRIRYPIDVFEDYFKFAFVRDPLDRFVSAWHNKVVDMNYFHFDEPTHRKMQDVEEFARWVADQDLGQVPGTDQHLALQTRLIDLSQVDFVGRLETFDEDFAEVCRRVGAPAVPTVAQNQTGSPGSTREVSDSLRSMVEAMYRRDYQILGY; from the coding sequence GTGCGACGAAGCCGACGAGATGCCGAACCCGCCGACCTCTCCTCCGAGCAGTTCCGCACCAAGCCTGACGACCGGTTCAAGCTGACCGACGAGAGCCAGACGCTCCTCAAGGAACTGGACCGCCACAGCGGCGCGTCCCGCCGCCTCTCCCCGTTGAGCTACAACCTCACCGTGGGCCACGAGCACCGGTTCATCTGGTTCCGAGTGGCCAAGGTGGCCACCCGCACGATCCGCCACCACTTCACCACCCATGGGGTGCCCCTGGACGTGGACCACGCGATGCGGATCCGCTATCCCATCGACGTGTTCGAGGACTACTTCAAGTTCGCCTTCGTCCGCGATCCGCTGGACCGGTTCGTCTCGGCCTGGCACAACAAGGTCGTGGACATGAACTACTTCCACTTCGACGAGCCCACGCACCGCAAGATGCAGGACGTCGAGGAGTTCGCCCGCTGGGTGGCCGACCAGGACCTCGGCCAGGTGCCGGGCACCGACCAGCACCTCGCGCTGCAGACCCGGCTCATCGACCTCAGCCAGGTCGACTTCGTGGGACGTCTGGAGACCTTCGACGAGGACTTCGCCGAGGTCTGCCGCCGCGTCGGCGCACCGGCGGTGCCGACGGTGGCCCAGAACCAGACCGGCTCCCCTGGCAGCACCCGTGAGGTCTCCGACTCGCTGCGCAGCATGGTCGAGGCGATGTACCGGCGGGACTACCAGATCCTCGGCTACTGA
- a CDS encoding ATP-dependent DNA helicase: MPDVPVEKEPHDTSRVTEVLGAAVTALGGQERAGQVQMAQAVSTAMHDGRHLLVQAGTGTGKSLAYLVPSLLHGQRVVVATATLALQHQLVERDIPRLVEAVGDRLDASYAVLKGRSNYACLHRIREGVPDDQGVLVDVPEGTMGAEVLKLRAWAEEEVENGGTGERDNAPRHNDRLWRQVSVNHRECLGAARCAFAAECFAERAKEKAHKSHLIVTNHSLLAIDAIEGVPMIPDYDVVVIDEAHELTARVTQAATDELAVNDVERAARRANKYVADRGGANSPADDLADAADALADALAMTPPGRIDQRTDQLSDALVLVRDAARALASAFGKEEGGDVDAARTQAKGMAQEVFATAERMAAGKDSDVMWLNEARDRIPARLAIAPLQVWGQMRDRLLTDKTVVFTSATLMLGGDFNTVAGSVGLKPSERIDTGAPEVEAEGALPWQGLDVGSPFDYGRQGILYVARHLPPPGRDGLGKAQLDEIVELIDAAEGRTLGLFSSRRAAETAAEAVRERLPHLTTLAQGEAQLPELARQFVEDPHTILFGTLSLWQGLDVPGETCQLVLIDRIPFPRPDDPLMSARQRAADKAGGNGFMQVAATHAALLLAQGAGRLIRTTTDRGVVAVLDPRLATARYGGFLKASLPPMWTTTDPQVVRKALTRLAGGSGQ; encoded by the coding sequence GTGCCTGATGTCCCCGTTGAGAAGGAGCCCCACGACACCTCCCGGGTGACCGAGGTGCTCGGCGCTGCGGTCACGGCGCTCGGCGGTCAGGAGCGCGCGGGGCAGGTGCAGATGGCTCAGGCCGTCTCCACGGCCATGCACGACGGCCGGCACCTGCTGGTCCAGGCCGGCACCGGCACCGGGAAGTCGCTGGCCTACCTGGTCCCGAGCCTGCTGCACGGGCAGCGCGTCGTGGTGGCCACCGCCACCCTGGCGCTGCAGCACCAGCTGGTGGAGCGGGACATCCCGCGGCTGGTGGAGGCGGTCGGCGACCGGCTCGACGCGTCGTACGCCGTGCTCAAGGGTCGTTCGAACTACGCCTGCCTGCACCGCATCCGCGAGGGCGTCCCGGACGACCAGGGCGTCCTGGTGGACGTGCCCGAGGGCACGATGGGTGCCGAGGTGCTCAAGCTGCGGGCCTGGGCCGAGGAGGAGGTCGAGAACGGCGGCACCGGCGAGCGGGACAACGCGCCGCGGCACAACGACCGCCTGTGGCGCCAGGTCAGCGTGAACCACCGCGAGTGCCTCGGCGCCGCGCGCTGCGCCTTCGCCGCCGAGTGCTTCGCCGAGCGCGCCAAGGAGAAGGCCCACAAGTCGCACCTGATCGTCACCAACCACTCGTTGCTGGCCATCGACGCCATCGAGGGGGTCCCGATGATCCCCGACTACGACGTGGTGGTGATCGACGAGGCCCACGAGCTCACCGCCCGGGTCACCCAGGCCGCGACGGACGAGCTGGCGGTCAACGACGTGGAGCGGGCCGCGCGTCGGGCCAACAAGTACGTCGCGGATCGGGGCGGCGCCAACAGTCCCGCCGACGACCTGGCGGACGCGGCGGACGCGCTGGCGGACGCGCTGGCGATGACGCCCCCGGGTCGGATCGACCAGCGCACCGACCAGCTCTCCGACGCCCTGGTGCTGGTGCGCGACGCGGCGCGGGCGCTGGCCTCGGCCTTCGGCAAGGAGGAGGGCGGCGACGTGGACGCTGCCCGCACCCAGGCCAAGGGCATGGCCCAGGAGGTCTTCGCCACCGCCGAGCGGATGGCGGCGGGCAAGGACTCCGACGTGATGTGGCTCAACGAGGCCCGGGACCGGATCCCCGCCCGGCTGGCGATCGCGCCGCTGCAGGTGTGGGGCCAGATGCGGGACCGGCTGCTGACCGACAAGACCGTGGTCTTCACCTCGGCCACGCTGATGCTGGGGGGCGACTTCAACACCGTCGCGGGCAGCGTCGGGCTCAAGCCGTCCGAGCGGATCGACACCGGTGCGCCCGAGGTCGAGGCCGAGGGTGCGCTGCCGTGGCAGGGCCTCGACGTGGGGTCGCCGTTCGACTACGGGCGCCAGGGCATCCTGTACGTCGCCCGCCACCTGCCGCCGCCGGGACGCGACGGGCTGGGCAAGGCCCAGCTCGACGAGATCGTGGAGCTGATCGACGCGGCCGAGGGACGCACGCTGGGGCTGTTCTCCTCACGGCGGGCCGCCGAGACCGCCGCCGAGGCGGTGCGCGAGCGGCTGCCGCACCTGACCACCCTGGCCCAGGGCGAGGCGCAGCTGCCGGAGCTGGCGCGGCAGTTCGTGGAGGACCCGCACACGATTCTCTTCGGCACGCTCAGCCTCTGGCAGGGCCTCGACGTGCCCGGCGAGACCTGCCAGCTGGTGCTGATCGACCGGATCCCGTTCCCGCGGCCCGACGATCCCCTGATGAGTGCTCGGCAGCGCGCGGCCGACAAGGCCGGGGGCAACGGCTTCATGCAGGTTGCGGCCACCCACGCCGCCTTGCTGCTGGCCCAGGGTGCGGGGCGGCTGATCCGCACCACCACCGACCGCGGCGTGGTCGCGGTGCTGGACCCCCGGTTGGCCACCGCGCGGTACGGCGGCTTCCTCAAGGCGAGCCTGCCGCCGATGTGGACCACGACCGACCCGCAGGTGGTGCGCAAGGCGCTGACCCGACTGGCCGGCGGCTCGGGTCAGTAG
- the secD gene encoding protein translocase subunit SecD gives MSRGAWIRFLLVLGLLAGCAALALNKEPRLGLDLSGGTSLTLQTSDSPSGVKANAENTDQAVEILRGRVDALGVSEPTLVRSGDNRILIELPDVQDPDQAVETIGRTAQLTVHAVVAGGLASADVKPSKKGDIVAPSDQGDILELGPAVLEGNDITGADATQPQNSTQWVVDVDFSSKGSKAFEKLSAAAACATGDQKRIAIVLDGEVITSPQVTVPCGSSISNATQIEGGFSLEEAKNLAILIEGGALPLPVEIIERRTVGPTLGDAAIEASWKAGIVGLILTGLFIIAVYRFVGFLATIALTSYALLAYAMLVGLGSTLTLPGLAGFVLAIGMAIDANVLVFERAREEYEDQPSAGLRRALMVGFNKAWSAIIDSNVTTLLAAGLLFFLGSGPIKGFGVTLTIGVVASMISALIIARVLTELGVSNKWVARHPKFTGIGDIGRVRKWLEEKNPNLMIRRALWLGISGVVMVVALAGIFIQGLNLGVEFTGGRVLEYSTTKTLTADQARDAVEDAGFRTATVQLADEDKISVRTGELTDAEAKDVAAAIDEAGGGATLERDEVIGASLGDELRNKALIAFGVAFLAQLAYLAFRFKWTFGLAAVAAMFHDVVIVVGLFAWLGKPIDGIFLAAAMTIIGLSVNDTVVVFDRVRERWQSSKPGELFTDLANKAALETLPRTVNTGLGTMFILGALALIGGDSLQDFAIALLVGLIVGTYSSVFTATPMVTYLQEKWPMTKEKKVRVERAPDDSGAVI, from the coding sequence ATGTCACGTGGTGCCTGGATCCGCTTCCTTCTCGTCCTCGGTCTGCTGGCCGGCTGTGCGGCGCTCGCCCTCAACAAGGAGCCCCGCCTCGGCCTGGACCTGAGCGGAGGGACCTCGCTGACGCTGCAGACCTCGGACTCGCCGTCGGGGGTCAAGGCCAACGCCGAGAACACCGACCAGGCGGTGGAGATCCTGCGCGGCCGGGTCGACGCCCTGGGCGTCTCGGAGCCGACCCTGGTCCGCTCCGGCGACAACCGGATCCTCATCGAGCTGCCCGACGTGCAGGACCCCGACCAGGCGGTGGAGACCATCGGTCGCACGGCCCAGCTCACGGTGCACGCCGTCGTCGCCGGCGGCCTCGCCAGCGCGGACGTCAAGCCCAGCAAGAAGGGCGACATCGTGGCGCCCAGCGACCAGGGCGACATCCTCGAGCTCGGTCCGGCCGTGCTGGAGGGCAACGACATCACCGGCGCCGACGCCACCCAGCCGCAGAACTCGACCCAGTGGGTCGTCGACGTCGACTTCTCCAGCAAGGGCTCGAAGGCCTTCGAGAAGCTCTCGGCCGCAGCCGCCTGCGCCACGGGCGACCAGAAGCGCATCGCGATCGTCCTCGACGGTGAGGTCATCACCTCACCGCAGGTCACCGTGCCCTGTGGCTCATCCATCTCCAACGCCACCCAGATCGAGGGCGGCTTCTCCCTGGAGGAGGCCAAGAACCTCGCCATCCTGATCGAGGGCGGCGCGCTGCCGCTGCCGGTCGAGATCATCGAGCGCCGCACCGTCGGCCCGACCCTGGGCGACGCTGCCATCGAGGCCTCCTGGAAGGCCGGGATCGTCGGGCTCATCCTGACCGGGCTCTTCATCATCGCCGTCTACCGCTTCGTGGGCTTCCTGGCCACCATCGCGCTCACCTCGTACGCGCTGCTCGCCTACGCCATGCTGGTGGGGCTGGGCTCGACGCTGACACTTCCTGGTCTGGCCGGTTTCGTGCTGGCCATCGGGATGGCGATCGACGCGAACGTGCTGGTCTTCGAGAGAGCCCGGGAGGAGTACGAGGACCAACCCTCGGCGGGGCTGCGCCGCGCCCTCATGGTCGGCTTCAACAAGGCGTGGAGCGCGATCATCGACTCCAACGTCACCACGCTGCTCGCGGCGGGCCTGCTGTTCTTCCTCGGCTCCGGGCCGATCAAGGGCTTCGGTGTCACCCTGACCATCGGTGTCGTGGCGTCGATGATCTCCGCGCTGATCATCGCCCGCGTGCTCACCGAGCTGGGGGTGAGCAACAAGTGGGTGGCCCGCCACCCCAAGTTCACCGGCATCGGCGACATCGGTCGAGTGCGCAAGTGGCTGGAGGAGAAGAACCCCAACCTCATGATCCGCCGGGCCCTGTGGCTGGGGATCTCGGGTGTCGTGATGGTGGTCGCCCTGGCCGGCATCTTCATCCAGGGGCTCAACCTCGGGGTGGAGTTCACCGGTGGCCGGGTCCTGGAGTACTCCACCACCAAGACGCTCACCGCCGACCAGGCGCGGGACGCCGTGGAGGACGCCGGCTTCCGCACCGCCACGGTCCAGCTGGCCGACGAGGACAAGATCAGCGTCCGCACCGGCGAGCTGACCGACGCCGAGGCCAAGGACGTCGCCGCGGCGATCGACGAGGCCGGCGGCGGGGCGACCCTGGAGCGCGACGAGGTGATCGGGGCCTCGCTGGGTGACGAGCTGCGCAACAAGGCGCTGATCGCCTTCGGCGTGGCGTTCCTGGCCCAGCTGGCCTACCTGGCGTTCCGGTTCAAGTGGACCTTCGGCCTGGCCGCGGTGGCCGCGATGTTCCACGACGTCGTCATCGTGGTGGGCCTCTTCGCCTGGCTGGGCAAGCCCATCGACGGCATCTTCCTGGCGGCCGCGATGACCATCATCGGTCTCTCCGTCAACGACACCGTGGTCGTGTTCGACCGGGTGCGCGAGCGCTGGCAGTCGTCCAAGCCCGGAGAGCTGTTCACCGACCTGGCCAACAAGGCTGCCCTCGAGACGCTGCCGCGCACGGTGAACACCGGTCTGGGCACGATGTTCATCCTCGGTGCCCTGGCGCTGATCGGCGGCGACTCCCTGCAGGACTTCGCCATCGCCCTGCTGGTCGGTCTGATCGTCGGTACCTACAGCTCGGTCTTCACCGCCACCCCGATGGTCACCTACCTGCAGGAGAAGTGGCCGATGACCAAGGAGAAGAAGGTGCGCGTCGAGCGCGCGCCCGACGACTCCGGCGCCGTCATCTGA
- the hflX gene encoding GTPase HflX: MTNARDFSLADELDATKTWDGDSAAPAEDDDFESGYTVVSPDDPDPEELTGGQQDLVERHALKRVAGLSTELEDISEVEYRQLRLERVVLVGVWTEGTIADAENSMAELALLAETAGSEVLDAIYQRRQRPDPATYIGRGKVDGLREIVAASGADTVICDGELAPSQLRNLEDRLKVKVVDRTALILDIFAQHAKSREGQAQVELAQLSYMKQRLRGWGGNLSRQAGGRVSGGEGIGGRGPGETKIETDRRRINDRIAKLRRELKAMKGTRDNKRAQRQRNQIPSVTIAGYTNAGKSSLLNRLTDAGVLVDDSLFATLDPTTRRTTTADGRVYTMSDTVGFVRHLPHQLVEAFRSTLEEVADSDLILHVVDGSHPDPEGQLAAVRSVFAEIDAGDVPELVLINKADAADPMVIARLRQREPHSVVVSARTGEGIEDALKVIEHELPRPEVDFTVLLPYGRGDLLNQLHQHGEIDSLEHTEHGTLIHGRAHPDLAGELDAYAQ; encoded by the coding sequence ATGACGAACGCACGCGACTTCTCCCTCGCCGACGAGCTGGACGCCACCAAGACGTGGGACGGCGACTCCGCAGCTCCGGCCGAGGACGACGACTTCGAGTCGGGCTACACCGTGGTGAGCCCCGACGACCCGGACCCCGAGGAGCTGACCGGCGGTCAGCAGGACCTGGTCGAGCGGCACGCGCTCAAGCGCGTCGCCGGGCTGTCCACAGAGCTCGAGGACATCTCCGAGGTCGAGTACCGCCAGCTCCGCCTGGAGCGGGTGGTGCTGGTCGGAGTGTGGACCGAGGGCACGATCGCGGACGCCGAGAACTCGATGGCCGAGCTCGCGCTGCTCGCGGAGACCGCCGGCTCGGAGGTCCTCGACGCCATCTACCAGCGCCGCCAGCGCCCCGACCCGGCGACGTACATCGGGCGCGGCAAGGTCGACGGGCTGCGCGAGATCGTGGCCGCGTCCGGCGCCGACACCGTCATCTGCGACGGCGAGCTGGCGCCCAGCCAGCTCAGGAACCTCGAGGATCGGCTCAAGGTCAAGGTCGTCGACCGGACCGCGCTGATCCTCGACATCTTCGCCCAGCACGCCAAGTCCCGCGAGGGCCAGGCCCAGGTCGAGCTCGCCCAGCTGAGCTACATGAAGCAGCGCCTGCGCGGCTGGGGCGGCAACCTGTCCCGCCAGGCCGGTGGCCGGGTCTCCGGCGGTGAGGGCATCGGTGGCCGTGGCCCCGGTGAGACCAAGATCGAGACCGATCGTCGTCGGATCAACGACCGCATCGCCAAGCTCCGCCGCGAGCTCAAGGCGATGAAGGGCACCCGCGACAACAAGCGGGCCCAGCGTCAGCGCAACCAGATCCCGAGCGTCACGATCGCCGGCTACACCAACGCCGGCAAGTCCTCCCTGCTCAACCGGCTCACCGACGCCGGGGTGCTGGTCGACGACTCGCTGTTCGCCACCCTCGACCCCACCACCCGTCGTACGACGACCGCGGACGGCCGCGTCTACACGATGAGCGACACCGTCGGCTTCGTCCGGCACCTGCCCCACCAGCTGGTCGAGGCGTTCCGCTCGACGCTGGAGGAGGTGGCCGACTCCGACCTGATCCTGCACGTGGTCGACGGCTCCCACCCCGACCCCGAGGGGCAGCTGGCGGCGGTCCGCTCGGTGTTCGCCGAGATCGACGCCGGCGACGTGCCCGAGCTGGTGCTGATCAACAAGGCCGACGCCGCGGACCCGATGGTGATCGCGCGCCTTCGTCAGCGCGAGCCGCACAGCGTCGTGGTCTCCGCCCGCACGGGGGAGGGCATCGAGGACGCGCTGAAGGTCATCGAGCACGAGCTGCCCCGACCCGAGGTGGACTTCACGGTGCTGCTGCCCTACGGACGTGGCGACCTGCTCAACCAGCTGCACCAGCACGGCGAGATCGACTCCCTGGAGCACACCGAGCACGGCACCCTGATCCACGGCCGTGCGCACCCGGACCTCGCCGGCGAGCTGGATGCCTACGCGCAGTGA
- a CDS encoding SDR family NAD(P)-dependent oxidoreductase produces the protein MDISGASALVTGGSSGIGAAVCRQLAAKGARVVMADLKDDGGQALADEIGGVFVHVDVTDTAQLQAAVLRAAELGPLRVLVNSAGIGWAQRTVGRDGEFGSAHDLDAYRRVIEINLIGTFDAIRLAATAMGRTEPLADGERGAIVNLASAAAFDGQIGQAAYSSSKGGVVGMTLPVARDLSAIGVRVNTIAPGLIDTPIYGEGEPAEAFKAKLGESVLFPKRLGVPDELASMVVECVTNSYLNGETVRVDGGIRMPPK, from the coding sequence ATGGACATCTCTGGAGCCTCAGCACTGGTCACGGGTGGGTCGTCGGGCATTGGGGCCGCGGTCTGCCGTCAGCTCGCCGCCAAGGGCGCCCGGGTGGTGATGGCCGACCTCAAGGACGACGGCGGGCAGGCGCTGGCCGACGAGATCGGCGGCGTCTTCGTGCACGTCGACGTGACCGACACCGCGCAGCTCCAGGCCGCCGTGCTGCGGGCCGCCGAGCTTGGTCCGCTGCGGGTGCTGGTCAACTCCGCCGGCATCGGCTGGGCCCAGCGCACCGTGGGTCGCGACGGCGAGTTCGGGTCCGCGCACGACCTGGACGCCTACCGTCGCGTCATCGAGATCAACCTGATCGGCACCTTCGACGCGATCCGGCTGGCCGCCACCGCGATGGGCCGCACCGAGCCGCTGGCCGACGGCGAGCGGGGTGCCATCGTCAACCTGGCCTCCGCGGCGGCCTTCGACGGCCAGATCGGCCAGGCGGCGTACTCCTCCTCCAAGGGCGGCGTCGTCGGGATGACCCTCCCGGTGGCCCGCGACCTCTCCGCGATCGGCGTCCGGGTCAACACCATCGCCCCCGGGCTGATCGACACCCCCATCTACGGCGAGGGCGAGCCGGCGGAGGCGTTCAAGGCCAAGCTGGGCGAGTCGGTGCTCTTCCCCAAGCGACTCGGCGTCCCCGACGAGCTGGCCAGCATGGTCGTCGAGTGCGTGACCAACTCCTACCTGAACGGCGAGACGGTCCGCGTCGACGGCGGCATCCGGATGCCGCCCAAGTAG
- the dapF gene encoding diaminopimelate epimerase, protein MTYPFLKGHGTENDFVLLPDHEGTVHGDLSPERVRALCDRRAGLGADGVLRVLRTHAINPSDGEWFMDYRNSDGSLSEMCGNGVRVFARHLVEEGLADPTDPIRIATRAGIKVVTVDGDLITVDMGSPEVLGESQVSVGDRSWTAVHVDMGNPHAVALVDDLTDAGPLLVPPTHDEAVYPQGVNVEFVVGFAGSHIAMRVHERGSGETRSCGTGACAAMVASALRDGAPRGTTYAVDVPGGTLHVTWTEDDRVLLTGPAVLVARGETDL, encoded by the coding sequence GTGACGTATCCGTTCCTGAAGGGCCACGGCACCGAGAACGACTTCGTGCTGCTGCCCGACCACGAGGGCACCGTGCACGGTGACCTCAGCCCGGAACGGGTGCGCGCGCTGTGCGACCGCCGCGCCGGCCTCGGCGCCGACGGGGTGCTGCGGGTGCTGCGCACCCACGCCATCAACCCCAGCGACGGCGAGTGGTTCATGGACTACCGCAACTCCGACGGGTCGCTGAGCGAGATGTGCGGCAACGGGGTCCGGGTCTTCGCCCGGCACCTGGTCGAGGAGGGTCTGGCGGACCCCACCGACCCCATCCGCATCGCCACCCGGGCCGGGATCAAGGTGGTCACCGTCGACGGCGACCTGATCACCGTCGACATGGGCTCGCCGGAGGTGCTGGGGGAGTCCCAGGTCTCGGTCGGCGACCGGTCCTGGACCGCGGTGCACGTCGACATGGGCAACCCGCACGCCGTGGCCCTCGTCGACGACCTGACCGACGCCGGCCCGCTGCTGGTCCCGCCCACGCACGACGAGGCGGTCTACCCCCAGGGCGTCAACGTGGAGTTCGTGGTCGGCTTCGCCGGGTCCCACATCGCGATGCGGGTGCACGAGCGCGGCTCGGGGGAGACCCGCAGCTGCGGCACCGGCGCCTGCGCGGCGATGGTCGCCTCCGCCCTCCGGGACGGCGCCCCGCGCGGCACGACGTACGCCGTGGACGTGCCGGGCGGCACGCTGCACGTCACCTGGACCGAGGACGACCGGGTGCTGCTGACCGGTCCGGCGGTCCTGGTGGCCAGGGGCGAGACCGACCTCTAG
- a CDS encoding dihydrofolate reductase family protein: MATIFYTASSVDGFIADPGNSLSWLLTRDVDPTGPMGFEALQPRIGASVMGATTWQWLLDHDEVGALGEARTFVLSHRAFDLLDGITFTSADDEAALREVHAEAVAAAEGRDVWLVGGGELVGQFADLGLVDELWVQYAPVALGGGAPLLPRRLELRLEQVERNRDFAVARWSVLNSATLTP, translated from the coding sequence GTGGCCACCATCTTCTACACCGCCTCCTCCGTCGACGGCTTCATCGCCGATCCGGGGAACTCGTTGTCCTGGCTGCTGACCCGGGACGTGGACCCGACCGGCCCGATGGGCTTCGAGGCCCTCCAGCCCCGGATCGGGGCCAGCGTCATGGGGGCCACCACCTGGCAGTGGCTGCTGGACCACGACGAGGTGGGTGCGCTGGGGGAGGCCCGGACCTTCGTGCTGAGCCACCGGGCGTTCGACCTCCTCGACGGGATCACCTTCACCAGCGCCGACGACGAGGCGGCCCTGCGTGAGGTGCACGCCGAGGCCGTGGCCGCGGCCGAGGGCCGGGACGTGTGGCTGGTCGGCGGGGGTGAGCTGGTCGGCCAGTTCGCCGACCTCGGGCTGGTCGACGAGCTGTGGGTGCAGTACGCGCCGGTCGCCCTCGGCGGTGGCGCACCGCTGCTGCCGCGCCGCCTGGAGCTGAGGCTGGAGCAGGTCGAGCGCAACCGCGACTTCGCCGTCGCTCGCTGGAGCGTGCTGAACAGTGCGACACTCACCCCGTGA
- the miaA gene encoding tRNA (adenosine(37)-N6)-dimethylallyltransferase MiaA — protein MPSDAPPIVAVVGATAAGKTGLSLDLAERLDGEVVNTDAMQVYRGMDVGTAKLRESERRGIPHHLLDLMEVTEPANVARFQTLARTAIAQIRGRGRTPVLVGGSALYTRAVLDRFEFPGTDPVVREALNAELEELGSAALHRRLSELDPTAGAKMEVENGRRVVRALEVIALTGRPYSASLPTLEYVDPRTVQIGVDIDRPTLDQRIAQRVAQMFAEGFVAEVERLQAQGLAQGQTASVAIGYREVAAYLRGEIDLETAQERTVFATRRFARRQDGWFRKDPRVSWVRFDDPARVDRALELVAAL, from the coding sequence ATGCCGTCCGACGCCCCGCCCATCGTCGCCGTGGTGGGGGCCACCGCGGCGGGCAAGACGGGGCTCTCCCTGGACCTGGCCGAGCGCCTCGACGGCGAGGTGGTCAACACCGACGCGATGCAGGTCTATCGGGGCATGGACGTGGGCACCGCCAAGCTTCGGGAATCCGAGCGCCGCGGCATCCCGCACCACCTGCTGGACCTGATGGAGGTCACCGAGCCGGCCAACGTGGCCCGCTTCCAGACGTTGGCGCGCACCGCGATCGCCCAGATCCGGGGACGGGGCCGGACCCCGGTGCTGGTCGGCGGCTCGGCGCTCTACACCCGCGCGGTCCTGGACCGGTTCGAGTTCCCCGGCACCGACCCGGTCGTGCGCGAGGCCCTGAACGCCGAGCTGGAGGAGCTGGGCTCCGCGGCGCTGCACCGCCGGCTGAGCGAGCTGGACCCGACCGCCGGCGCCAAGATGGAGGTGGAGAACGGTCGTCGCGTGGTCCGCGCCCTGGAGGTCATCGCGCTCACCGGCCGTCCCTACAGCGCCTCCCTGCCCACCCTGGAGTACGTCGACCCCCGGACCGTGCAGATCGGCGTGGACATCGACCGCCCCACCCTGGACCAGCGGATCGCCCAGCGGGTGGCCCAGATGTTCGCCGAGGGGTTCGTGGCCGAGGTGGAGCGGCTCCAGGCCCAGGGTCTCGCCCAGGGGCAGACCGCCTCGGTGGCGATCGGCTACCGCGAGGTAGCGGCGTACCTGCGCGGCGAGATCGACCTCGAGACCGCCCAGGAGCGGACCGTGTTCGCCACCCGGCGGTTCGCCCGGCGGCAGGACGGCTGGTTCCGCAAGGACCCCCGCGTCTCCTGGGTCAGGTTCGACGACCCGGCGCGGGTGGACCGTGCCCTGGAGCTGGTCGCCGCGCTCTGA
- a CDS encoding NUDIX hydrolase translates to MSATIPERFVVVPASYVFLCRSGERGDEVLLQLRRNTGYMDDHWAAAAAGHVERGETAYGAARREAAEELGIEVADLHFEFTMHRTARDLPIDERVDFFFTARDWAGEPRIMEQDKCAELRWCALDDLPEPVVPHERVALANLGTGEKYLAIGFEQEQR, encoded by the coding sequence GTGAGCGCGACCATCCCCGAGCGCTTCGTGGTCGTCCCCGCCTCCTACGTCTTCCTGTGCCGGAGCGGCGAGCGCGGCGACGAGGTGCTCCTGCAGCTGCGCCGCAACACCGGCTACATGGACGACCACTGGGCCGCCGCGGCGGCCGGGCACGTGGAGCGTGGCGAGACGGCGTACGGAGCGGCGCGCCGGGAGGCCGCCGAGGAGCTCGGCATCGAGGTCGCGGACCTGCACTTCGAGTTCACCATGCACCGCACCGCCCGCGACCTGCCCATCGACGAGCGGGTGGACTTCTTCTTCACCGCCCGTGACTGGGCAGGCGAGCCCCGGATCATGGAGCAGGACAAGTGCGCGGAGCTGCGGTGGTGCGCCCTGGACGACCTCCCCGAGCCGGTGGTGCCCCACGAACGTGTGGCGCTGGCCAATTTGGGCACTGGGGAGAAGTACCTCGCCATCGGATTCGAGCAGGAGCAGAGATGA